The genomic interval ATGTGACATACCACAGCATATTACTGAAGAATTACTAAGTGCTATTAGGCTAGTCATCTTGGAAATGTCTCCCTGTGCATGCATTTCATACAGTATTCTACTCATCTTTTATATTCTACTTAGTTTCTGTGAATGTTTTTGAAAGAATACCCtatgcacatacagtaatgGGATCCTAGCCTTTGTTTGTCTATCAGTGCATCTGACTATGTTTTTGAGAGAAGTAAATGTATGCATGACCTTATTGGTTTTATTGTTGGAATAGTTTGAAAACCTGTGTTAGCCTAGGTCGAGTAAGTGTCGAGTCAACAGAAGAGATTGCATCGCTGTCCTCCTCTTGTCAAAACAACTTATGCTCTTGGCTCAGTGTGAAAAGATGTGGGTTTATGTGCAGAATTGTCCGGCAAGGTCACCGGATTCCAATTTGAAGGGAATTTTACTGAATGGTATGTCCAGGGATTGATGATTCTCTGTCATACAATGTAGACAACCGGGGTCCTGATAAAACCAGTGCTCCCACTGACTACTGTTACGCAATCTCTTTGTGTCAGAAGATTAGGCTGTGCCCATTCACAACATACTCCAGCTCCAAACACTGGATGGGTTCAGCTGAAAGAATAACTGACTTGAACAATTGTTTAACCCAAGCTTATAACCAGCACACCCTCTTCATTAAATCAAATGATGCACTTTGGGTGGGAAAAGAAATGGGGCAAATGCAGTGACATGTAAGGCCATTGCAGGTTTGCAGTTGCACAGTTCATGATGGTTGTAGGTGTGTTTGGAAACAATTTATTGACTGATATAATTCAAATTGCTGTGTGAGTTTCCACAATTGTTTTTGGTACTCTCCATATTCATTTGTGGAACATTCCCTTGTAACCTGGGAGCTGTGTTGTCCTGATTATGTAACATCCATGAACTATGCAGCCCAGGATCCTGTTCCTCCGAGGGGGTCTCATGCCTTTGTGCTCATGCATGATGGGCCCCCTCAAGAGTCTCCTGCGCAGGGGCTGCTTAGAGGCCCTACCAGTGGCCTCAGACTCCCATGGTGCTCTGCTCTGCTACTTTTTAGCCTTGTGTTAAAAGTCCATGGCTAAAGGAGATGCAGAATAGAGTCTGCAGACCTGACTGATAAGGTGAATGCATAGGTGGGACCATGCACCTTACAACAATCAGTTCAGCAAAGTTAAGTGTGTTATAGTTCAACCTAGTTCCTCAGATCAAGCAGTTCACCTCTGCACAGCAAGCTATAGTGGGAATGATTATAAGGGTCCCAGCCTCAACCACTATCTACTTACCCCTTGTCCACGTTTTGCTCAAAGTTGAGAGCACTAGTTCAAGGCTGCAccctttgtaagtgtgtgtgtgtgtttagagagggagcgagagcgGGGGTAGTGTTGACATAGATCCGTGATGCCCTCCTACCCAGATGGTCCCTGCCTCAGGATGCTTCTGTGTATTGTCCTGCGCAGTGGGGATGTTTGTTTTCACAGCTTTGTCAGAGAATATGTTGGGAAGAAGAAATTCTCGTGCTTTCTGTGATGACTGTGTCTTTACAGTCAAACAGCAGCAAAAAGTCTAATTTCTTTGTAATGTTTAGCTATCAACTGTCCTCCCAAGTTTTGAAGTTGTTCCTTTGGAAACATGCTTTAGTGATTTAGTTTTTCACTAATGACATGCTAGCTTTTAAAAGATTTTCAGTGGGTCTTGGCTAATCAATGAAATTGGAAAGCTGTAATAATTTTTAAGCATTTCATTATAGCCTCTGACAAGCTGCTGATAAGTTTAGCAGTGGTGACTAGGCTAGTTATAAAATGCTCATGTTGACAGGAACATGACCTCATTTTCTATAGCATCATGCTCCCCCAGGTCACACACAGTTTCGATTCAACAGTTATTCACAAAATGGTCTACAGCACATTAGACTACACACATATTGGTTATGTTCTCAAACTTCCTCTTTAGGTTGTGATATGGAACATCTGTTTACCGTACTCTACTTTGAAGTACAGTTCCCTGAAAGGAAGTGGAGTGTATATTTGATTATTGTTATCAATTTGCAGGTGACAAATTCAGTAGTGTTGATGAGTCCATTTAGTTCTGCTGTTCTCTATGCTGAGAGCAAGGGGCCTGTGTGCACTGAGAGTGACATTTGGATTGTCCCTTCGGTTTCCCCCCTTCACCAAAACTGAAACAGATCCCTCTAAAACTCCCCTGAAAGGACGGTGAAATATGTTACCTTTCATGCCATTTAAATAACAACCGTATATTGTGTTACATCATTATTATTTGGAACTGCTCAAACCTATTTTCTTTTTGCCGTATTGTTCTCTactttctttctcacactctcttctTGTTCTGCCTTGTCCTGggcttctctctttccatccattttgttttgtcaatttcatttttattatttttatgggGTACTATTAATAAGTTATCTCTCTCATCTAGCTATGACCTTAACCACTGCTCTTTTCTCATGGTCGGAGTTGTAAATCTCCATGTATTGTGTTATGATGGCACCTCAGGTTCCTATAGCTTGGCACTGCACTTTTGCCGACCTTCTCGTTGTTACTGCTCCTCTTCAAGGACATGCCgttgttaaaaaataaataaaaaaggaagCGTGAAGGTTTTAGCCTAATCGTTTTAGGTTATCAGCCTCAGGAACTGGGTTGGTCAGCGCGTGTGTCTGTGGGCTGAGAGGCGAGGACGAGACTCAGGGTGTGTCTGCATTTTTGGTGAATGTTTGTCATACTCCCACACTGTCCCTCTACACGTGAGTAGAGTGGCTCAAAGGAAAAGAGGCAACATAGTTTACTCAAAAAAGTTGAGGTCAAGGTGTTGGTTTAATCCTTAAACAGGCTTGAGCCTGTCCTTTCTAGGCTTTACATGAAGTTGTCAAGTGTTCCCTTTTATTGAGTGTTTTACTCCTGAGCACTGGCTGCTCATGATGAATGTGTCTCATTGAAGAGATGGATGACTCCACCAGCGTAACAGGTGCACCAGTGAAGGGGAAAGTAGACATGTAAATGTGCTGCTATAAAACCATTGTGTAAAACCAAGTTGTGAAATATCCAAAGTCAAAACTTGAAGTTGAAGTAGCATTTTTTTAGCTTAACCTGTATGTGAACACTTTCTTCCCCATAGTTAATTATCACATTGAATCATCAGATAATAAAGAATTAGGCTAAGCATCAGATGATAAAGAATCACATGATCACACCTTTGGATCAGTCCGTGCCAAGCAGAATCCTGCAAAATGTTTGCCGCACCATCTCAAATTTCTCAAAGTTTGTCTAGTAATGTTTAGGTCCCAAAACTAACACCTGAAATATATCTCTTTTTTCAATtccattgtttttattttttaatggtttttatttatttatttatttattacattCTTAAAATGTCATTATTCTGAAGCCATTTATGGGCATTAATATCTTTGAAAGTAGTTTTCCTAGCCTGACCAAAGTGTGTTggatggaagacaaacatgttttcAGTATGACTTGACCATTAGAAGTTTGTACTGTCTGCTTACTGATCTTATATAAGGCCCTAGATTCAGAGAAAAGGACAGGAAGAGTGATATTGAGGGGGTTATGTCATTTGTTGTACACACATGGCATCAACGGCATCATCATGTGAACATTAAGGAACAAACAAAGTGTGATTGCATTTTCATATGGTCATTTTCATGGCACtaaaattgtgttttaaaatTGTAACTAGTAGGAACATGAAAATATCGAAGTAGCTCAATGTTAGATCATTTAgttaatgttaaaatgttatacTTTTCATATATTACTGTCCAAACATGGCTTTCAAAATCATTTGTACAACTGAAACAATATCAAAggtaactagaaaatgtaatttcgaggaaattaccagtgcatgaaaatataaacatactgtatattaacataaaatgccaaacaaacttttatttggaaacagttggcagtagtcatagttgataacaactgacagttgaaatggctgaacagttaaatagttgagtagtttaaatagttaaattatttaatagtgaattattgtagtgaggacatttattttgaaacagttgtgggcagaggaaatagtagtcttaagagagccagactgtatgcttaaagcctgagacagagtatatagtttaaaagttgaatgtagatagtgtaatggatgttgatagacagaaagttgaatggatgttgataggcagattgtttaatggatgttgatggatagtttaatgggtggatgagtgaatggtttaaagaggatgaatggatagaaagttggttGAAATGtgccttgtagaatggagagacacagagagagttggcctagttcagcagaaagcagttgatacaggtgcaatcagttgaactgattctttgatggggcctagatttgcagctggaagttgatacaggtgcaaatcaagttaattagtccattgtgatgtcatcagcctaatgttaagtctatggggaaattttgagtagtttttaataaatagtttaaaaagtataaaagttacaaagatgaaaaatacattgcccagatgtcctaagtaagacctacgtaacatagtttgaatgaagtttctacgttaaacggttgaagctgcattaattccgttagaagaagaagaagaagaagaagaagaagcctaggaagaacagtacagtgcattttcatgcactgtaataagaaaaagaagaagaagacttcggataacagaacagtgcattttcatgcactgtaaaaaagaTGAAGACAtaggatttgaacagaaatatttcaCAGTACTTGGTTTTAGGGCCCATTGGTGATGCAGAAAAGTTTTGATCAAAATCTGATATTTgttctgatttgacatggaaggACCCACCCTTATTCAAGTTAAGTGCCATACCCTTTCTTTATAGGTGCAAACAGGTTCTGCAATTAAGGGGAAATGTTAAAAACATTACTAAGTTGGAAAATGAAATGATGCTGTTATCAGCACATTGACAGTTGCTTGGGTTCAGTGTGGATCAATAGATTAGGAAGGTTCAATGCCAGTATCTCAAGGACATAGCCTCATCTTGGCCTTGTGCTATCTGTTTCCGTCCTTGCAGAAATGCTCCAGTTTGTCAGCAACCAGGTGGGGGACTTCCCCGACCTCTTTGAGGACCAGATGAATGGTGGCTCTGGCTCTGTGCAGAACGGGATGGCGCAGACCCCTCGCCAGGCCCCCGCTGCCCCTCCGACCCCCCAAACCCCTCAGACGGTCCAGGCCACCACGTTCCAAACCACCCTGGCCGTCACGCCAGCCACGACGCTGCCGCCCCACTCGCTCCCACTCACGCCGCCCCAGACGCCAGTGCAGACGGTGACGGCGACCCAGGTGCGCACGCCGCCCCTGCTGCAGCCGCGgccccagcagcagctccaGGCCATccagccccagcagcagcagcagcagcaggccatGCAGCCCATACAGGTGCAGACGCAGGCCATCCCCATGCACACGCAAGCCCTCACCATGCAGACACAGAGCTTCCCCGTGCAGACCCAGACACTGGCCGTGCACAACCAGGCGGTGCCTGTGCACACGCAGGGGCAGACGGTGATGTTCACGTCGGCCCCCAATCAATCTCGTTTTATTCAGAACCCCGTCATCTGCCACCAGAGCCCCACTTCTGGCTTCCAGGGTGAGTCTTACATACACTCTGCCATACATAAACCTAATCTCTTCTTATTCATTACCTTAAAGCACCTTTGTTTTCACACATCATTAACCCTGTTGtataatgccccccccccctccccttattCCCCACAGTCCTCCAACCACAGATGCAGAGCATTGTGACATCACCGCAGGTGCAGCCAATGACAATCCAGCATCAGCGCCTGCTGACACCATCAGGACAGACCATCCAGACCCTCTCCACAGCGCCCACTGCTGTGCACACAGTGCAACAACAGGTGCAACAAGTCCCAGTGAGTGTTGTGTGGCTGCATTCACAATAGGGCTGGCCTATATGACTTTAAAATGGCTTTTAATGgctgataataataatgatctGCTCAAAAGACATCGCTGTAATAAAATCTGTCTAATTTTTTACCTATAAAAGGTTTTTTAAGTTGGTAAGAGGTCAGATATGGGAGTATATTTCTGATTATATCCTGAGGATAGCCGTTGATTGTGTATCCATTTCGCTGTTGTCGTTCCTTTCAAATAggtattatttattttctaaTCTCGCTTTCTCTCATAGGTTCTGGTCCATCAGCCCCAGATCCTGAAAAATGACACTCTGGTTCTGACGACGCTAAAACCTGACGGAACCCAGGTGCTGTCCACCATGCAGAACCCCACTGGCATCACCACCCTTACAACCCCTATTCAAACTACTGCTCTTCAGGTTCCGGTATgtaccattttgttttgtttgtttgtgtgtttgtttgcatttgtCCGTGGCTTAACCCTGTTTCTGTTCCCTTGATGACACTCTGCTCTTGTCTTCAAACAgcattctttcttttcctcttctcaGACGCTGATGGGCAGCAACATCCTGACCACTGTGCCGGTCATGATGGGTAGCAGCGACAAGCTGCCCATCAAGCAGCTGTCATCAGGCACCGCCCAGAGTGGACTTCAGAGCAGGCCGAGCATCGAGCATGGCTCGCCAGTGACGGTGGGCCCTGGGGGAGTGGTGAAAGAGGGCGAGCGCAGGACCACCCACAACATCATCGAGAAGAGGTACCGCTCCTCCATCAACGACAAGATCATCGAGCTCCGCGACCTCGTCATGGGGCATGATGCCAAGGTAAGCCACCATAATAAGATATTGAGTTTTTACATGTTTCGGGGGCATTTCAGTATACTTGTAGGTAAAACATTGTACGTTTTAGAGACATTTCAGAATATGTGTTGTTAAAGCATATTGTTTAATCCTCTTTTGTCCTCTTTTCATCTCCTCTAGATGCACAAGTCAGGTGTGTTGCGCAAGGCCATCGACTACATCAAGTACCTGCAGCAGGTCAATCACAAGCTGCGGCAGGAGAACCTGACCCTCAAGATGGCTAACCAGAAGAACAGTATGTCACCTTCTCCTCCATGACCACTGATAAGGTTCCACTTGTTTTTATACCCCTCTTGAGGCCCAGCCTCTGACCTCTGCTCCACTCTCTCCCAGAGTCGGTGTGTCTGCCTGAAGATATAGAGATGAAGCCAGAGCTGCAGATGATGTCTCCTCCAGCCTCTGACTCAGGCTCTGGCTCCCCTGACCAGTTCTCCCCCTACTGCATTGACTCTGAGCCGGCCAGCCCTCTTCTGGAGCACGAGCAGGTAGGATGGCTGGTTCTCTTTATGGCCTCGGGCCTACAACAGTAGCCTTATAGTGCTGTAATAGAGCCTTGGCAAGTACATGATATATTTCCCTATGGTGTGCAATTAAGTCATAATGTTAGGATATCCTGGTAGACAGAGTCTACCCCAAggacatgtatttttttattgcaAGACAGTATAATTATTTAAATACTTTATctaatgtcatgtcatgtcatgttaatTGCCACACTAGAGTGCTTACAGGCCCTCTCTGACTGTATTATTATATTGAGTGAGGCGTGTGAAGGCCTCATCTGGCTCTGTGCCATCTCACCTCTGTTTCTGTGTGCTCTACATCCCACCCTGACCCTGCACCCTCAGTTGAAGAGTGAGCCAGAATCGCCGTCCACCGTGGGTGTGATGGACCGCTCCCGCCTTCTCCTGTGCGCCCTCaccttcctctgcctctccctcaaCCCGCTGCCCGCCCTGCTGGGCTCAGAGGCTCACGGCGGACCCAGCTGGGGGTCAGAGGCAGCCGGCCATGGACCTACCAGAACTCTCTTTGGCATTGAACTCTCTCCAACACAGAACTTGGGTGAGTTCAGTGAAATATTTGTTCTGCTAACTTACCAGCTCGTATCTGAATGTTTTATTACGAACAAATTCACTTGGCCATTCAGGGTGTTTAATCACCCCTTGTTATGTTGGTGGAAAGTACCATAAGTGTATTCATAGTTGAAGTAATAATATCAAGCACAAGTCCAGATAGGGACAGGTTCACACAGGTGTGTATGGATGGATGAAGAGTAAATTGTTTATTGCATATTGTGGCACTATCCTGCAGCTTCCTGGTTATGGTGTCTGTTGCCATGGGTGATGGTGTGGACGCTGAGTGGGATTGGTgcggtgtgggggtgtgtgcggGTGCTCTACCTATGGGAGCCCGTCACCCCTCTCCACTCACCCAGATCAGTGTCCTTCTGGAGGCACCGCAAGCAGGCCGACCTTCATCTGTACAGGGTGAGTTTCACCACTTGGCCTGTTACATGGATTTACTCCAaaatctcttctcttttctttactCTGCTGTTCTAAAAACTTGAGTCACAAGTTTCGTATTGCTTGGAAGTACTTTGCCAAACCTTATAACCAGATTATTTTGTAATGTTATCAGACTGACCtcccatctctgtctctttctgtgtgtgtatgtgtgcgtgccctCAGGGTGATTACTCTGCTGCAGTCACCAGCCTCGAGACCTGCCTGTCCATCTTATCCAGAGCTCTTCCCACCAGCAGACTGGACctcgcctgctctctctcctggaACTTGATTCGCTACTGTCTCCATAGGCCCACCCCCTTGGGATGGCTCGTGCGCCAGGTTGGTGGCAGACACGAGGGGGAGGAGTCTCAGACCAGTGCTCGCGATGCAGCTCTGGTCTACCACCGACTGAGCCAGCTCCAACTTACAGGTGAGCATGGAAGTTTTAACACCGTTGAGTTTTAACACTTTTGAGTGTACACCACTGTGTGGACAGTACACCTGCAGGAAGTGGACTAGTTGTTTAAAACGCCTCGCTCTGTGTTTGTAGGTAAACTGGCCGAGGGCAACAGCCTCAGGGCCCTGTCTCTGTCCCTGAGCGCCGTGAACCTGAGCGAGAGCGCCCAGGGGAAGATGCCCGCCACCCAGCTGGCACAGATGTACGTCACCGCCGCCACTGCCCTCCGCACCGCACTGGGCCACCACCTGTCCTGCCTCCCTGTGAGTGCCCATCTTCAGTCTCTAACTACCTCCAGTCCTCTCTGGTATCCTCCGGACACCTACTTACTTCTGTCCCCTCTGCTGTGTTCTGTTCTTCTGCATATACTGTAGGGACTTGCTTTATCTAAGGCTTTTTGACCCAATGATTtcacatcttttttttcttttgattaCTGTGTTGTCAAAGCTATACTGTAATATTGTAGTGTTCATTTCATGGCAGTGATTTTTGGCTAAGCCaagctttttttgttttataattGTTAAAGGTATTTAGTGTAGCTCTAGGCCACTAGGGTGCATTATGAAGCCAAAGCCATACACAAATCATATCCCCAACTTTGTTTTAGTTTGTTTGCTAGCTGGTTGTTCCATTTTGTTTCATGTTACTTTTGTGGTTATTTCTGTCTTCATGGAAGTTAGTCTCTCCTAACAGCTCTTTAGAGAGTTCACTCTAAcccacctgtctctctctccctgtggtgCAGGGCTATCTGCTGAACCAGGCCGAGAATGTGGCCAGCCAATCAGATGGGAAGCCCATCCCTGATGGACTGCGCTGGCTCTTCACCCCATTGGGCAGGCAGTTCTTCCTGAGCTGTGATTGGTCAGTGAAGTCGGAGAGTCACGAGGGAGTCTACACGTCCCAGAGAGACCAAGGTAAGCATACACAGTGTTTCCAGGTGTGCAAAAATAATTGGCTTACATatttaatgaaaacaaaatgaaaaatttACATTACAAATAGTTTGGCAAAAGCCATTTAGGCATTTCGATTTGTTTGCCTTTTCGTTATCATTGTGCATGGTGTGGTATGAGTAATTTTGTGTCCCTTGGTCCGCTCATTCCTCTTGTCTCACCTCTTTCTGTCCTCCAGTGGACCCCATCGCCCAGCTGCACTGCTGCTTCTGTGAGCGGCTTCTGGAGAGGGCTGTCCACTCCCTTAACCAGCCCAACAGCGACTCTGAGGCCAACAAATGCAAAGATGACTCTGGGTACGATGCTTCATTGTCTTCCTTCAACTTTCCTTTTCATTTTCTGCTCTAGCTTTTTGCTAAATATTTTATCCCGTTTGATTTTATCCAGTTTTATTTAGTTCCTTCATTTTCTCCCATTAATTTGCACCAATCAGTCCTTTTTAATTGTCTTTTTAaggataaaactgcttcatttCAGTGGCATTGTGATCATTCTCCGTGAATGTGACGGTACGCGTGTATTTTCCGACCCTATGAACAATTCCTTCCCTGTTGACCCACAGGGAGTTCTCTAGCACTCTGGAGTTCCTCCAGCTGCTGACCAGCTGCACTGAAGAGTCCCCCGCCACCTCGGCCTCCTTCCCAGCACTGcccaatcaaaacacaacaCCAGGTGCAGCCCAGTACTTCATTTGCTATCAACACAACTATCCTACTACTCTTTCTGTGCAGACTATTAGGCGGCGATCACATTGGAAATAATAAAGTGGCAGCGGTAAAGCGCAATGcgacgctcagaccataatattTCAAAATAAGTTTTATCTTGTTCCTAAGTTACATGAACAGTCTATGCTCGCGTTacactttgaaagttgaaccaagttcaataGGAATTAGGAATAGGAATCTGGGATAGATCTGCCGTCTGCCGCTGGTCAGTGTGATCAGATAAATCTGGTGAGCCGGTCATGGAAAATATGGCTAGTAATGGTTTGGAATATTAGAAATTAGGTAATGTTAGGTAATATTTATGATGCCACATACTTAATCTACCTTTTTTTTATAATATTTAATATtatgtgttttctttctctgtgtcttgtCCATGACTCGTGTGTGTCTATCTTTGCCCCTGTGCTGCTCAGTGGGAGACCCTGTGTGCCGCTGGTGGGTGCTGGTCTTGAAGGCTGCGGTTCACTGGCTGCAGGGTGATGATGCAGCTGTGAGGTCgttactggctgaggctgaaCGGGTCCCCAGAGCACTGCACACACTCGagtacgttgtgtgtgtgtgtgtgtgtgtgtgtgtgcgtctttgtgTTTGCTCTTGTTATTTGGCAAGTGTTGGATCTCATCACATGTAGCTGTCCTCTGCtctattgtctctctctctctctctgtgccttacACAGACTGCTGTGCATAGATGAACAGCACTTCTCTTTGTGTAGTTCTGGATGTGTGCATGACGGTCTATGTTCTCTTGCCCCTCACAGCCACCCCCTGCCCAAGGCCGTGCAGCAGCTGTGCAAGGCCGTGCAGGTGAGCCTGAGTCCACAGAAGGGGGAGGGCGTGGGCGCCTGCCTGGCCCACTGCGAGCGCTCCAGTGCATACCTGCGGGCGAGCATCTCCGTGCAGCTCGCCCAGTCGGCCACCTGGCTCAACAAGGTGAGTCACACCCAGTACACTGCTCATTTCCCACATCGCTGAGCACTTATAATGTACACAAAGGCACCTTGTCATGTTGATGTTCAGCTTGGTCTGACACCGAGCTTCACATAGATAGATTCTTTTATTTAATGTCCCCAGAGGCATTTTCACACATCACATGGCTTACAGAGAGCCTTTGGATTGCAGTCACCCATAAGCCACCTGTGCAGTTACTTTCATACCCTATTTATTTTGAACCGCCCACTTTTCATTGTTGTGCCTTTTCTTGTATACAGTGAAGGTCATATTTGAAGAGGtacatacaaaacaaacatgcagactcatacataaatacacacacagtatatgttCACCATTTCAGACACACACCATTTCGGGCTTgccgtgtatgcgtgtgtctttgtgtcagtgtatgtttgtgttcgCACTATGAAATGTACTCTGGGTGGTTGGGGGTGGCTGTGGTGCATTGTAGTTGCATTGCATGATCCTGCGACCCAGTGCAATGTGTCTGCAGTGCAACACAGAGGCCCCCCTAAAGTCTGCCCGTGCCTGTGATACCCTCCtctcaacacacgcacacgcacgcacgcacactcacacacacacacacagacacaaaatacGATCAACACCACCTGCTGACACAGAACACACCCCATGGTGCCTCACAGTACAGAGTTCTCACATGCCCTTTGTGTACTCTCACTTCAGGGGGTGGAGCTTCTGGTGTGTGACCTCTTGCTGACCCTGCGAACCAACGTGTGGCAGCGCGGCAGCTCCAATGGGGAGTCAGGCCCTGCTCTCGGCTCCCAGTTGGCTGGCTTCCAGAGAGACCTGAGCTCCTTGCGTAGACTGGGACAGTGCTACCGTCAGGCCCAGCACAAGGTGGGAAAGTTGCCTTTTGTGATCAATtgttacatttgtgtgtgtgtgtattggaaaGGGTGTAGGAATTGGTAAATGGAATGTGCCCCTTATGCTTGGTAGCCATTTCAAGCCTGTCCTTATCAAATCGGTATAACCACTGTTTACATGCCCAGATACAATACTGTTATGACAGAAGCTTCTGCATGcattcatgcactgtatttgtcAAGTGC from Alosa sapidissima isolate fAloSap1 chromosome 3, fAloSap1.pri, whole genome shotgun sequence carries:
- the srebf2 gene encoding sterol regulatory element-binding protein 2 isoform X3, yielding MDGGGEYISSMENMDPTLAELGDEFTLGDIDEMLQFVSNQVGDFPDLFEDQMNGGSGSVQNGMAQTPRQAPAAPPTPQTPQTVQATTFQTTLAVTPATTLPPHSLPLTPPQTPVQTVTATQVRTPPLLQPRPQQQLQAIQPQQQQQQQAMQPIQVQTQAIPMHTQALTMQTQSFPVQTQTLAVHNQAVPVHTQGQTVMFTSAPNQSRFIQNPVICHQSPTSGFQVLQPQMQSIVTSPQVQPMTIQHQRLLTPSGQTIQTLSTAPTAVHTVQQQVQQVPVLVHQPQILKNDTLVLTTLKPDGTQVLSTMQNPTGITTLTTPIQTTALQVPTLMGSNILTTVPVMMGSSDKLPIKQLSSGTAQSGLQSRPSIEHGSPVTVGPGGVVKEGERRTTHNIIEKRYRSSINDKIIELRDLVMGHDAKMHKSGVLRKAIDYIKYLQQVNHKLRQENLTLKMANQKNKSVCLPEDIEMKPELQMMSPPASDSGSGSPDQFSPYCIDSEPASPLLEHEQLKSEPESPSTVGVMDRSRLLLCALTFLCLSLNPLPALLGSEAHGGPSWGSEAAGHGPTRTLFGIELSPTQNLASWLWCLLPWVMVWTLSGIGAVWGCVRVLYLWEPVTPLHSPRSVSFWRHRKQADLHLYRGDYSAAVTSLETCLSILSRALPTSRLDLACSLSWNLIRYCLHRPTPLGWLVRQVGGRHEGEESQTSARDAALVYHRLSQLQLTGKLAEGNSLRALSLSLSAVNLSESAQGKMPATQLAQMYVTAATALRTALGHHLSCLPGYLLNQAENVASQSDGKPIPDGLRWLFTPLGRQFFLSCDWSVKSESHEGVYTSQRDQVDPIAQLHCCFCERLLERAVHSLNQPNSDSEANKCKDDSGEFSSTLEFLQLLTSCTEESPATSASFPALPNQNTTPVGDPVCRWWVLVLKAAVHWLQGDDAAVRSLLAEAERVPRALHTLDHPLPKAVQQLCKAVQVSLSPQKGEGVGACLAHCERSSAYLRASISVQLAQSATWLNKGVELLVCDLLLTLRTNVWQRGSSNGESGPALGSQLAGFQRDLSSLRRLGQCYRQAQHKVFLHETTVRLMAGASPTRTHQLLEHSLRRRPQNSGQAAEGILGERERAHAILLACRHLPLPLLTPPGHRARLLAEAKRTLERVGDRRSVQDCQQILLRLGGGTTIAAS
- the srebf2 gene encoding sterol regulatory element-binding protein 2 isoform X1 encodes the protein MDGGGEYISSMENMDPTLAELGDEFTLGDIDEMLQFVSNQVGDFPDLFEDQMNGGSGSVQNGMAQTPRQAPAAPPTPQTPQTVQATTFQTTLAVTPATTLPPHSLPLTPPQTPVQTVTATQVRTPPLLQPRPQQQLQAIQPQQQQQQQAMQPIQVQTQAIPMHTQALTMQTQSFPVQTQTLAVHNQAVPVHTQGQTVMFTSAPNQSRFIQNPVICHQSPTSGFQVLQPQMQSIVTSPQVQPMTIQHQRLLTPSGQTIQTLSTAPTAVHTVQQQVQQVPVLVHQPQILKNDTLVLTTLKPDGTQVLSTMQNPTGITTLTTPIQTTALQVPHSFFSSSQTLMGSNILTTVPVMMGSSDKLPIKQLSSGTAQSGLQSRPSIEHGSPVTVGPGGVVKEGERRTTHNIIEKRYRSSINDKIIELRDLVMGHDAKMHKSGVLRKAIDYIKYLQQVNHKLRQENLTLKMANQKNKSVCLPEDIEMKPELQMMSPPASDSGSGSPDQFSPYCIDSEPASPLLEHEQLKSEPESPSTVGVMDRSRLLLCALTFLCLSLNPLPALLGSEAHGGPSWGSEAAGHGPTRTLFGIELSPTQNLASWLWCLLPWVMVWTLSGIGAVWGCVRVLYLWEPVTPLHSPRSVSFWRHRKQADLHLYRGDYSAAVTSLETCLSILSRALPTSRLDLACSLSWNLIRYCLHRPTPLGWLVRQVGGRHEGEESQTSARDAALVYHRLSQLQLTGKLAEGNSLRALSLSLSAVNLSESAQGKMPATQLAQMYVTAATALRTALGHHLSCLPGYLLNQAENVASQSDGKPIPDGLRWLFTPLGRQFFLSCDWSVKSESHEGVYTSQRDQVDPIAQLHCCFCERLLERAVHSLNQPNSDSEANKCKDDSGEFSSTLEFLQLLTSCTEESPATSASFPALPNQNTTPVGDPVCRWWVLVLKAAVHWLQGDDAAVRSLLAEAERVPRALHTLDHPLPKAVQQLCKAVQVSLSPQKGEGVGACLAHCERSSAYLRASISVQLAQSATWLNKGVELLVCDLLLTLRTNVWQRGSSNGESGPALGSQLAGFQRDLSSLRRLGQCYRQAQHKVFLHETTVRLMAGASPTRTHQLLEHSLRRRPQNSGQAAEGILGERERAHAILLACRHLPLPLLTPPGHRARLLAEAKRTLERVGDRRSVQDCQQILLRLGGGTTIAAS